In Rhodococcus pseudokoreensis, the DNA window TGCGGAACCTGCCGGATGTGCGCACGCGGACGGCAGAACCTGTGCGACCGCGGCGCCGACAACTCCACCGGACTGTCCGTCGACGGCACCTACAGGGCGCACCTCGGAGGGAACCCGCTCAACCGCGTGTCGGGCCTCGGGACTTTCGCGCCGTACGTGACCACCCATCACTCGAGTGTGATCAAGATCGAGAACGACATCCCGCTGAACCGCGCGGCGCTGCTCGGCTGTGGAGTGTGCACCGGCTGGGGCTCGGCGGTTTCGGCCGGCGGTGTGCAGCCCGGCGACAACGTCGTCGTGATCGGTGTGGGGGGTATCGGCATCAACGCCGTACAGGGAGCCTCCCATGCCGGCGCACGGTTCGTCGTCGCAGTCGATCCGGTCGAGTTCAAGCGGGAGCAGGCTCTGAAGTTCGGTGCCACGCATGCGTTCGCGTCGATTGAGGAGGCCGCCGTCCAGTTGCCGGATCTGACCTGGGGCGTCATGTCGGACGTCACGATCCTGACCCCGGGCGTGATCGAGCCGGAGATGATTCAGCAGGCACTTGATCTCACCGGCAAGGGTGGAACCGTAGTGGTCACCGCGCTCGCCGGCATGGCCACGATGGCCGAGGGGGTTCCGTTCAACTCGACGATGTTCACTCTCTACGAAAAGCGTTTGCAAGGTGCGATTTTCGGTGGAGCGAGCCCACGGTCGCAGATCCCTACACTGCTCAACCTGTATCGTAGCGGCATTCTCAATCTCGACGATCTGGTCACTCGAACCTACCGGCACGACCAGATCAACGAGGGCTATGCCGACATGCTCGAGGGCCGCAATATCCGCGGCATCATCGAGTACACCGAGGCCGACTACTGAGCGGCGCTCGTACTCGGCCGAGTTCACTGCTGGTCCATCACTCTGAATCCCGTCAAAGGAGTCAATCCATGACCGCTGTCACCAGTTCTCTCGATACCCTCCGGATGGTTCGGACCGGTGCCGACCCGCTCAAGGCTTCCGGGCCGCTGGTCGCCCGCCCACCGGCCGACACATCCGGTTATTCGCGAATCACCGTCGAACCGGTCGCGCCCACGATCGGCGCGGACATCGCGGGAGTTCGGCTCTCCGGTTCTCTCGACGACGAGACCATGGCGGAGATCCGACGTGCGCTGACTGACTGGAAAGTGCTGTTCTTCCGGGATCAGGACATCAGTCGTGATGACCACCGCGCCTTCGCGGCACGGTGGGGTGAGCTCGAGCAGCACCCCTTCTTCAAGCACATGATGCCGGGGCAATCCGACGTCGATGTGGCGACCTTCGCGAAGAACGCGACCACGGCGGGCTACGAGAACAATTGGCACAACGATGTGACGTGGCACGAGTACCCGTCATTCGCCGCGGTCCTGCGTGCCGTGGAGATCCCGGCCGTAGGGGGTGACACGCTGTGGGCGGACACCGGTGCCGCCTACGATCTGCTGCCGCAGGACATCAAGGATGAGATCGACAACTCTACGGCCGAACACGATTGGATCAACAGCTTCGGTCGCCTGATGGATCCCGACGTCGTGGCCAAGCTGCGTCCGGAGTTTCCGGCGATCGAGCACCCGGTGGTCCGGGTCATCCCCGAGACGGGCCGACGGGCGCTCTTCGTCAACGTCAGTTTCACGCAACGCATCCTCGGCATGTCGACGCAGCGATCCGACGAGCTGCTGCGCCTGCTGTACCGGCACGTCATGCGTCCGGAGTTCCAGGTCCGGCTGCGGTGGCGCAAGAACACCATCGCCTTCTGGGACAACCGGGCCTGCCAACACTACGCATCGAGCGACTATCACCCCAACCAGCGCATGATGGAACGTATTTCGATTGTCGGTGATCGGCCCGTCGGGATCGGTGTGTGACCCACCGCCCGCGGAGGACCGCGACGCCCGCCTGATTCGATCGGGGCGGGCGTCGTCGTTTCTCCGACAAAAGTGCGGACGGCGTTCACACGATTCGTCGGGCTGACCCCCGAGTGGAATCAATTGCGTTGCGTGGGTTGCTTTTATCGTCATTTATTGGTCAACTGAACGGGCAGTGATCCGGACCACAGTGTTGCTGCCGGCCGGGGTGACGCGTCCCTCGGCGACAACGTCTCAACTTGCCATACTCAGCACCCGGACGGGTGCGCAACTCCTGGAGGGCACCGAATGTCTTCGCATTTCGACACCATGTCGACGAATCCCGTCGAATCAGAACCCGGCCGGGCCGGCGCTCGACCGTCGCGTGCCTGGTTGATCGTCGGTCTCGTCACCGTCTTCATTCTCGTCAACTTCGCGGACAAGGTCGTGGTCGGCCTGGCCGGCGTCGAGCTGATGCGCGACCTCGACATCACCCCCGCTCAGTTCGGACTCGTGCAGAGCAGCTTCTACTGGCTGTTCGCAATCGGCTCG includes these proteins:
- a CDS encoding NDMA-dependent alcohol dehydrogenase — its product is MKISGAILHGVGREWTLEEFELGGPVAGEVQVRLAASGLCHSDHHFRTGDLPPAFFPLLAGHEGAGVVTKVGVGVEGLAEGDHVVLAFLPACGTCRMCARGRQNLCDRGADNSTGLSVDGTYRAHLGGNPLNRVSGLGTFAPYVTTHHSSVIKIENDIPLNRAALLGCGVCTGWGSAVSAGGVQPGDNVVVIGVGGIGINAVQGASHAGARFVVAVDPVEFKREQALKFGATHAFASIEEAAVQLPDLTWGVMSDVTILTPGVIEPEMIQQALDLTGKGGTVVVTALAGMATMAEGVPFNSTMFTLYEKRLQGAIFGGASPRSQIPTLLNLYRSGILNLDDLVTRTYRHDQINEGYADMLEGRNIRGIIEYTEADY
- a CDS encoding TauD/TfdA dioxygenase family protein: MTAVTSSLDTLRMVRTGADPLKASGPLVARPPADTSGYSRITVEPVAPTIGADIAGVRLSGSLDDETMAEIRRALTDWKVLFFRDQDISRDDHRAFAARWGELEQHPFFKHMMPGQSDVDVATFAKNATTAGYENNWHNDVTWHEYPSFAAVLRAVEIPAVGGDTLWADTGAAYDLLPQDIKDEIDNSTAEHDWINSFGRLMDPDVVAKLRPEFPAIEHPVVRVIPETGRRALFVNVSFTQRILGMSTQRSDELLRLLYRHVMRPEFQVRLRWRKNTIAFWDNRACQHYASSDYHPNQRMMERISIVGDRPVGIGV